GCACCTCGCAGAGGATGTCGGCGTCACGGCGCCGGGCGTGCTCGTACTCCTCCAGCACCAGGACCGCGCCGCCCTCGCCCATCACGAAGCCGTCCCGGGTCGCGTCGAACGGGCGGGACGCGTGCTCGGGATCGTCGTTGCGGGACGAGGTGGCCTTGATCGCGTCGAAGCAGGCCATCGAGATCGGCGAGATCGGCGCCTCCGCGGCACCGGCGATCACGACCTCGGCCTCGCCGTCGACGATCAGCTGATGGCCGTGGCCGATCGCGTCGAGCCCGGAGGTGCAGCCGGTCGAGACGACCGTCGCCGGACCGTGGGTCCCGAAACGGCAGGCGAGCTCCGTCGCGGCGCTGCTCGGCGTCAGCGCCTGGTAGAGGAAGCGGCTGGCGTACCGCTCGTCGACCAGCCAGTTCCGCCCGTTGTCGCTCACCACCATGTGCTCGTCCTCGAGGCGGATCGTGGCGCCGATCGCGCTGCCGATGCTGATCGCCACGGTGTCGTGGTCGACGCCGCCGCCCGAGGTGAGGTCCAGCCCGCTCTGCGCCACCGCCTCGTCCGCCGCGACCATGGCGAACTGGATGAAGCGGTCGTTGCGGTAGACCTCCTGCGGTGTCAGGCCGGCCAGGATCGGGTCGAAGTCGCACTCCGCGGCGATCTGGGAGCGGAACTCCGCCGGATCGAAGACGGTGATCCGCCGGGTGGCCGTGCGGCCGTCGGTCAGCAACTGCCAGAACGCCTTGCGGTTCACGCCGCCCGGGGCCACGACGCCCACCCCGGTCACGACGGTCCGGCGGGCCGTGTTCATGCGGTGCTCCCCTCCGGATAGGGCTCGGTGTCCACATGCCCCAGGTGCGGCTCGGGGGCCAGCGGGCCGAGGAAGAAGACGAGGAACGCGGGTTCCGTGCCCTCCTGCATCACCCGATGGCGTACGCCGATCGGGATCATCACGCCTTCCCGGGCGCGTACGGGCCGGTCCTGCCCGTCGAGCCGCAGCGTGATCTCCCCCTCCACGCAGAAGAGGAACTCCTCCGAGTAGGGGTGCAGGTGCTCGGTCACCACCTCGCCCGGCAGCAGCCGCACGGTGCCGAGGAACCCGGCGGTCGAGCCGACCGTGCCGGGGGAGAGCAGGGTGCGGACGTCGCCGCCGCGCTTGCGGTTGGCCGGCACGTCGTCGATGCAGAGGGTCTTGATGGCTTCGGTGGTACCGCTGGTTTCGATGGTCATGGTGGTCTCCCGTGCGGTCGGTGGATGAGGTTGTGGAGCACGGCTCAGCGGGTCGGCTGTTCGGCGGCGAGAAGCTCGAGCTTGCGCCGGATCACGTCCATCTGGACCGCCGTGTTGGCGTTGATCCGCCGGGTCATGGCCGCGGTGTCGATGGGCGCCTCGGGCCGCATCCGGAAGTCCTGCACCCAGCGCATCCGGGTGCCGTCCGCCTCGGTGCTGTAGTCCCATTCGATGTTCATGAACTCGAACGGGCCGGGCTCGACCCGGCGCGCGACGACGCGCCGCTCGGCCCGGTCGGCCGTGCGCTCCGAGACCCAGCTCCAGACCTTGCCGTTCTCGTCCGGATGCATGCTGAGCCGGAAGCGGACGGTGTCGCCGTCCCGGGCGAGGATCTCGGCCGCGGAGTATTCGGTGAACAGCTCCGGCCACTGCTCGACGTCGTTGGTGACGTCCCAGACGAGGTCGAGATCGGCCTTGATGACGATCGCGTTGTCGACGTGGCCGACGGTCGGGGCGCTCACCGGCTCCCCTCCTCGACGAGGGCGGGCCGGGCGTTCACGGCGGTGACGATGTCGCCGAAGGAGAAGCTCAGCGGCTGGTCGCCGGGGATCTCGACGGCGTAACCGGCCGCGAGCTCGGCCTGCATCTGCAGGTAGGCGAGCGAGTCCAGGCCGACATCGGCGAAGGTCGCCGACGGATCGTCGGTACGCGCGCTGTCCGGCAGGCCGACCTTGGCGACGAGGAGCGTCATCAGGTCGTCCTGCGTGAAGGTCTCGGTGGACATGGGATCTTCCTTTCCGGTCAGTGATCGGCGGCACTCTTCGCCAGGTCGGCGACGAGCGACGTGTCGTGGGTCCCCGCGATGAAGTCGGGGTGGTCCAGGGCGGTGCGCAGGAAGTCGCGATTGGTGCAGACACCCGGGCCGACGACGTGGACCTCGTCGAGCGCCCGGCGCATCCGGGCCAGCGCCTGCGGTCGATCGGGTGCCCAGACGGCCACCTTCGCCAGCAGCGGGTCGTAGACAGCCGACACGCGGCAGCCGGGCCGGGCGTCGGTGTCTGTGCGGACGAACGGCCCGCCCGGCATGGCGAACTCGGTCAGCACGCCGGGAGTCGGCATGAAGTCCCGGCTCGGGTCCTCGGCGTTCACCCGGCACTCGATCGCCGTTCCCCGGGGCACCAGCTCGGACTGGACCAGGCCGAGCGGCTCACCGGCGGCGATGCGCAACTGCTCGCGTACCAGATCGACCCCGAAGATCATCTCGGTGATCGGGTGCTCCACCTGGATCCGGCAGTTGACCTCCATGAAGGAGAATCGGCCCAGGTCGTCCACGAGGAACTCGACGGTCCCCGCACCGACATAGCCCGCGGCGAGAACACCGCGCAGGGCGGCCTCGCCCATCCGGTCGGCGAGCCCGGCCGGCAGGTTCGGCGCGGGCGCCTCCTCGATGATCTTCTGGCGTCGGCGCTGGACGGAGCAGTCACGCTGCCCCAGGTGGACGCCGTCGCCGTAGCCGTCGCAGAGCACCTGGACCTCGACGTGCCGGGCGGCGGGCAGGTATCGCTCGATGTAGACGCGGTCGTCCCCGAAGAGCGAGTGGGCCACGCCGCGGACCTCGCGGTAGCGCTGCGGCAGGTCGCCGGGGTCGTGCACCACCTGCATCCCGCGTCCGCCGCCACCGGCGACCGCCTTGACGATGACGGGGTAGCCGATGTCGGCCGCGGCCTTCTCCGCCTCGTCGGCGTCGGCGATCGGCTCGATGCTGCCCGGCAGCATCGGGAGCCCGGCGTCGCTCATCGCGGCCCGGGCCGCCGACTTGTCGCCGAGGCGCTCGATCACGCCCGCCGGCGGCCCGACGAAGGTCAGGCCGGACAGCGCGCACGCCTCCGCGAAGTCGGGCACCTCGGAGAGGAAGCCGTAACCGGGGTGCACCGCGTCGGCCCCGGTCCGGACCGCCGCCTCGATGATCGCCGAGAGGTTGAGGTAGCTGCGTTTCGAGGGCGCGGGGCCGATGCAGACGGCCTGGTCGGCGAAGCGCACCACGGCCGAGTCCCGGTCCTCGGTGGAGTAGACCGCGACCACGCCCAGGCCCAGCTCCCGGCAGGTCCGGGCGATCCGCAGCGCGATCTCGCCGCGATTGGCGATGAGCACCTTGTTGATCATCGCTTACGCCTGTCCCGCTGCGGTCGGCGTCGGGTTCGCCACGGGCTCGACGGCGAAGAGCCGCTCGCCGAACTCGACCGAGCTGCCGTCGCCGACGAGGACCGCGACGACCTGACCGTCCAGTTCGGCCTCGACCGGGATCATCAGCTTCATCGCC
This portion of the Allocatelliglobosispora scoriae genome encodes:
- a CDS encoding acetyl-CoA carboxylase biotin carboxylase subunit yields the protein MINKVLIANRGEIALRIARTCRELGLGVVAVYSTEDRDSAVVRFADQAVCIGPAPSKRSYLNLSAIIEAAVRTGADAVHPGYGFLSEVPDFAEACALSGLTFVGPPAGVIERLGDKSAARAAMSDAGLPMLPGSIEPIADADEAEKAAADIGYPVIVKAVAGGGGRGMQVVHDPGDLPQRYREVRGVAHSLFGDDRVYIERYLPAARHVEVQVLCDGYGDGVHLGQRDCSVQRRRQKIIEEAPAPNLPAGLADRMGEAALRGVLAAGYVGAGTVEFLVDDLGRFSFMEVNCRIQVEHPITEMIFGVDLVREQLRIAAGEPLGLVQSELVPRGTAIECRVNAEDPSRDFMPTPGVLTEFAMPGGPFVRTDTDARPGCRVSAVYDPLLAKVAVWAPDRPQALARMRRALDEVHVVGPGVCTNRDFLRTALDHPDFIAGTHDTSLVADLAKSAADH
- a CDS encoding cupin domain-containing protein, which produces MTIETSGTTEAIKTLCIDDVPANRKRGGDVRTLLSPGTVGSTAGFLGTVRLLPGEVVTEHLHPYSEEFLFCVEGEITLRLDGQDRPVRAREGVMIPIGVRHRVMQEGTEPAFLVFFLGPLAPEPHLGHVDTEPYPEGSTA
- a CDS encoding beta-ketoacyl-[acyl-carrier-protein] synthase family protein, which gives rise to MNTARRTVVTGVGVVAPGGVNRKAFWQLLTDGRTATRRITVFDPAEFRSQIAAECDFDPILAGLTPQEVYRNDRFIQFAMVAADEAVAQSGLDLTSGGGVDHDTVAISIGSAIGATIRLEDEHMVVSDNGRNWLVDERYASRFLYQALTPSSAATELACRFGTHGPATVVSTGCTSGLDAIGHGHQLIVDGEAEVVIAGAAEAPISPISMACFDAIKATSSRNDDPEHASRPFDATRDGFVMGEGGAVLVLEEYEHARRRDADILCEVRGFANRCNGFHMTGLRPDGIEMAEAITDALHQAELDPTEVHYVNAHGSGTKQNDRHETAAFKRSLGEHAYRVPVSSIKSMVGHSLGAIGAIELAACVLAIRHGVVPPTANFEHPDPECDLDYVPREARRQRVDAVLSVGSGFGGFQSAVVLARPTGRTR
- a CDS encoding acyl carrier protein; the protein is MSTETFTQDDLMTLLVAKVGLPDSARTDDPSATFADVGLDSLAYLQMQAELAAGYAVEIPGDQPLSFSFGDIVTAVNARPALVEEGSR
- a CDS encoding SRPBCC family protein; amino-acid sequence: MSAPTVGHVDNAIVIKADLDLVWDVTNDVEQWPELFTEYSAAEILARDGDTVRFRLSMHPDENGKVWSWVSERTADRAERRVVARRVEPGPFEFMNIEWDYSTEADGTRMRWVQDFRMRPEAPIDTAAMTRRINANTAVQMDVIRRKLELLAAEQPTR